One genomic window of Pieris rapae chromosome 15, ilPieRapa1.1, whole genome shotgun sequence includes the following:
- the LOC110995928 gene encoding uncharacterized protein LOC110995928 isoform X4 yields the protein MYEETRRELCRGGREPSLSLPEWRLADLLLLHEPSLPLLYRDGEQVCPQRSLRFLVRLVEAGTTRLPRREGDDPVFGASLPPPNRPEEALEYGDWVRSVWTAVHIAYCKKERPVSSVLLQRRWHQMRLLGGGQEDRAGPSPPVQLPRRFAGAECTAPPSWPSLVERGLVVDLTALGCQNPDLLCLLDDIEHASESETSETPSEAIPQRDIVRQLQAMDPSRAEVSILFDPHSDSETDDRPAPPAAPADKDDSLSFIIRQALNCRSVVRLQAPRLRELTDDILEKNSVLADEQTDSDEETPLVIDETKPEIESEARKRTLVDDSETAAEAPARHIEVKEEPDLTKRVKREKNEEESPGLSDKLAMEVRVVLERVVEVEADRTLRGLSPAELSRRHGVEGQGAAWWARNLPLTEKCRPLRVTLTRLRRRPAPRVALPDIDEIREINRSMLTAEVAPTVVRSPDAACTETLDVDDERPESRPFQYLYGDMLRMMARNAEKYLPTTRTTPETKATRGPRPEAVADTSQLSEFEKWEREKRVGLQYFSLPHLLDPEPRRRAELRRRSAPDPTPPRLVSESDSDSPEETSSPRPDERPAGILDDELRDLRRTEKGVRPRGSFAPGPAALGPAALGPAALGPAGPEGGLDGRKPVQPNASFLDPVITCGSHSIRLVEDTRHAEAERKRRMKQSEREKRVKVKFTSILNEMAEEKRRKGRDGGAETPSFAVSRTAEGFAGASCHFKLPAERTMTAAEFAAAGGGGTALMRADLERPLWLVSREFVVLTRTPLTFARPSYWGAPPAQSRVTLTRVLFPGEDDRRDSAVVDLTDDTEPADGELPYKTLVDDPPLRVLVYNMVQDIVTFRRLNSSRRSLFLFSLRTGALGHLLMSESVAPAPEMTVDPALPVVSAVYSVALPSPAAAGPSSALREVSVRVPTHELGPGSSTGAPPVVLRRAAPRPTPAMVSAPPARDELSADVAPRPPRAPHGAGPSVPPWKTQSAPEVPSPPTDV from the exons ATGTACGAGGAGACGCGTCGCGAGCTGTGCCGAGGGGGCCGCGAGCCTTCGCTGTCGTTGCCGGAGTGGCGGCTGGCCGACCTGCTGCTGCTGCACGAGCCCTCGCTCCCGCTCCTCTATCGCGACGGCGAGCAGGTTTGTCCGCAGCGATCGCTGCGCTTCCTCGTGCGACTCGTGGAAGCCGGCACGACGAGGCTGCCGCGTCGCGAAGGCGACGACCCGGTCTTCGGCGCTTCTCTTCCGCCACCGAATCGCCCGGAAGAGGCCCTCGAGTACGGTGACTGGGTTCGCTCCGTGTGGACGGCCGTCCACATCGCCTACTGCAAAAA AGAGCGCCCGGTGTCGAGCGTGCTGCTGCAGCGGCGTTGGCACCAAATGCGGCTGCTGGGTGGCGGACAAGAGGACCGCGCGGGGCCTTCGCCGCCGGTGCAGCTGCCGCGGCGGTTTGCCGGCGCGGAGTGTACGGCTCCCCCCTCTTGGCCGAGCCTAGTGGAGCGAGGGCTAGTCGTCGACCTCACGGCGTTG GGATGCCAGAACCCCGACTTGCTGTGTCTGCTCGACGATATCG AACACGCCTCCGAGTCTGAAACGTCGGAGACCCCTTCGGAGGCGATCCCGCAGAGAGACATCGTGCGACAGCTCCAGGCGATGGACCCCAGCCGCGCCGAGGTGTCGATCCTCTTCGACCCTCACTCCGACTCCGAGACCGACGACCGCCCCGCCCCTCCTGCGGCCCCCGCCGACAAGGACGACTCGCTGAGCTTCATCATCAGGCAAGCCCTCAACTGTCGATCCGTCGTGCGACTGCAGGCGCCACGTCTGCGGGAGCTTACCGACGACATTCTAGAGAAGAACTCCGTGCTTGCCGACGAGCAGACCGACTCGGACGAGGAAACCCCTCTGGTCATCGACGAGACCAAACCCGAAATAGAGAGCGAGGCGAGGAAGCGGACCCTGGTCGACGACTCGGAGACCGCCGCCGAGGCTCCGGCCCGCCACATCGAGGTGAAAGAGGAACCCGACCTGACCAAGAGAGTGAAACGAGAGAAGAACGAGGAGGAGTCGCCCGGACTGA GTGATAAATTGGCGATGGAGGTGCGCGTGGTGCTCGAGAGGGTGGTCGAGGTCGAGGCCGACCGGACGCTCCGGGGCCTCTCGCCGGCCGAGCTGTCGCGGCGCCACGGGGTCGAGGGGCAGGGGGCCGCCTGGTGGGCTCGTAATCTTCCTCTGACAGAGAAGTGCCGCCCTCTGCGGGTGACGCTGACCCGTCTCCGTCGCCGACCGGCGCCCCGCGTCGCGCTGCCCGACATCGACGAGATCCGGGAGATCAACAGGAGCATGCTCACCGCCGAGGTGGCTCCGACCGTCGTCCGTTCCCCGGACGCCGCCTGCACCGAGACCCTGGACGTCGACGACGAGCGGCCGGAGAGCAGACCGTTCCAGTACCTCTACGGGGACATGCTCAGGATGATGGCTCGCAACGCTGAG AAATATTTGCCGACGACGCGAACCACTCCGGAAACGAAGGCGACGCGCGGACCCCGCCCGGAGGCCGTCGCCGACACGTCGCAGCTCAGCGAGTTCGAGAAGTGGGAGAGGGAGAAACGCGTCGGCCTGCAGTACTTCAGCCTGCCTCATCTGCTCGACCCCGAGCCCCGTCGGAGGGCCGAACTTCGGCGGCGGTCGGCCCCCGACCCGACGCCGCCCCGCCTCGTCTCGGAATCCGACTCCGATTCCCCAGAGGAGACGTCGAGTCCTCGGCCCGACGAGAGACCGGCCGGAATATTGGACGACGAGCTGAGGGACCTCAGGCGAACGGAGAAGGGCGTCCGGCCGAGGGGCTCCTTCGCTCCCGGGCCCGCCGCCCTCGGCCCCGCCGCCCTCGGCCCCGCCGCCCTCGGCCCCGCCGGGCCCGAAGGAGGACTCGACGGCCGCAAACCGGTGCAACCGAACGCGA gttTTTTAGATCCCGTGATCACGTGCGGAAGTCACTCGATAAGGCTCGTAGAAGACACTCGGCACGCGGAAGCCGAGAGGAAGAGGCGGATGAAACAGTCGGAACGGGAGAAGCGCGTCAAGGTCAAGTTCACCAGCATCCTGAACGAAATGGCCGAGGAGAAGAGGCGGAAGGGGCGAGACGGAGGCGCCGAGACCCCGTCCTTCGCAG TTTCTCGTACGGCAGAGGGATTCGCGGGTGCGTCGTGCCACTTCAAACTGCCGGCGGAGCGCACCATGACGGCGGCCGAGTTCGCGGCGGCCGGCGGCGGAGGGACGGCGCTGATGCGGGCCGATCTCGAGAGGCCCCTCTGGCTGGTGTCTCGCGAGTTCGTGGTGCTGACGAGGACGCCGCTCACCTTCGCCCGGCCCTCGTACTGGGGCGCGCCGCCGGCGCAATCGCGCGTGACGCTCACGCGCGTGCTGTTCCCGGGTGAGGACGACCGCCGGGACTCCGCCGTCGTGGACCTCACGGACGACACGGAGCCGGCCGACGGGGAGCTCCCGTACAAGACTCTCGTCGACGACCCGCCTCTGCGCGTCCTC GTGTACAACATGGTGCAGGACATCGTCACCTTCCGGCGGCTCAACTCGAGTCGGAGGTCGCTATTCCTGTTCTCGCTGCGGACCGGCGCCCTCGGCCACCTCCTGATGAGCGAGAGCGTCGCGCCCGCTCCCGAGATGACGGTCGACCCCGCCCTTCCGGTCGTGTCCGCCGTGTACAGCGTGGCGCTCCCGAGTCCGGCCGCCGCGGGCCCGTCCTCCGCCCTGCGCGAGGTGTCCGTGAGGGTGCCGACTCACGAGCTAGGCCCCGGCTCGAGCACGGGCGCGCCGCCCGTCGTGCTTCGGCGCGCGGCTCCGAGGCCGACGCCAGCGATGGTCTCCGCGCCGCCGGCCCGGGACGAGCTCTCGGCCGACGTAGCGCCGCGGCCGCCTCGGGCGCCCCACGGTGCCGGGCCCTCGGTACCACCTTGGAAGACGCAGAGTGCGCCCGAAGTGCCTTCGCCCCCAACCGACGTGTGA